The proteins below come from a single Crossiella sp. CA-258035 genomic window:
- a CDS encoding methyltransferase domain-containing protein, whose product MRTRPAGDFDYETHGAGYAQHRRTDPRIAALVHAALGEARTVVNVGAGAGSYEPVDRHVIAIEPAAAMRAQRPPHLAPAINGIAEELPLDDHSVDAAMATITVHQWAEPDRGLRELRRVSRGPVVVLCIDGAALAEGWFAEYAPEVVAVEAKRYQPIQHIAEVLGGATVTPVPVPLDCADGFTDAFYGRPERFLEPAVRRAQSGWGFVGAEAEARFVAKLTADLESGEWDRRFGHLRTQPEYDSALRLLVAG is encoded by the coding sequence ATGCGCACGAGACCGGCAGGCGACTTCGACTACGAGACCCACGGCGCCGGCTACGCCCAGCACCGCCGCACCGACCCGCGCATCGCCGCGCTGGTGCACGCCGCCCTCGGCGAGGCCCGCACCGTGGTCAACGTCGGCGCGGGCGCGGGCTCCTACGAACCGGTGGACCGGCACGTGATCGCGATCGAACCCGCCGCCGCGATGCGCGCCCAGCGACCGCCGCACCTGGCCCCGGCGATCAACGGCATCGCCGAGGAGCTGCCGCTGGACGACCACAGCGTGGACGCGGCCATGGCCACCATCACCGTGCACCAGTGGGCCGAGCCCGACCGCGGCCTGCGCGAGCTGCGCCGGGTCAGCCGGGGCCCGGTGGTCGTGCTGTGCATCGACGGCGCGGCGCTCGCCGAGGGCTGGTTCGCCGAGTACGCGCCGGAGGTGGTCGCGGTCGAAGCCAAGCGCTACCAACCCATCCAGCACATCGCCGAGGTGCTCGGCGGGGCCACGGTCACCCCGGTGCCGGTCCCGCTGGACTGCGCGGACGGGTTCACCGACGCCTTCTACGGCCGCCCGGAACGCTTCCTGGAACCCGCGGTGCGGCGCGCCCAGTCCGGCTGGGGCTTCGTCGGAGCCGAGGCCGAGGCGCGGTTCGTGGCCAAGCTGACCGCCGACCTGGAGTCGGGGGAGTGGGACCGGCGCTTCGGGCACCTGCGCACCCAGCCGGAGTACGACTCCGCGCTGCGGCTGCTGGTCGCCGGTTAG
- a CDS encoding phenylacetate--CoA ligase family protein gives MAASTLPALIRFVRENSPYYRDLYAHLPENPELAELPIVDHASYWAANTLRDNRLHTGEHRGGLVFKTGGTTSAPRVSVYTRAEWREMSETFSTGLTGAGLVDGDRVANLFYAGELYSSFIFTLNTLQDAPVDTVQLPIAGSAPLDFVANTLAEFGATVLAAPPTSLCQLAQHVADTVGALPLVRILLFSGEAFYGDQRALIGAAFPNAEVRSIGYASVDGGILGGPVAGEQDARIHRVFPGRIMEILDIDSGEPITEAGRPGRVVVTDLVRTLQPVLRYPVGDLAEWTEVESGTFRLLGRSDEGARVGPVTVYLDDLRSIVEGAAAGQSITGIQVVLRRKEAKDQLVLRLGGAVTGERELAEAIAARLDEVRPMFADHVRRGLIQPLAVEWAGTNGLTVNPRTGKLVRLLDERGA, from the coding sequence GTGGCTGCCTCGACCCTCCCCGCGCTGATCCGGTTCGTCCGCGAGAACTCCCCGTACTACCGGGACCTCTACGCGCACCTGCCGGAGAACCCGGAGCTGGCCGAGCTGCCCATTGTGGACCACGCCAGCTACTGGGCGGCGAACACGTTGCGGGACAACAGGTTGCACACCGGTGAGCACCGCGGCGGGCTGGTGTTCAAGACCGGCGGCACCACCAGCGCGCCGCGGGTCTCGGTCTACACCCGCGCGGAGTGGCGGGAGATGAGCGAGACCTTCTCCACCGGCCTGACCGGCGCGGGCCTGGTCGACGGGGACCGGGTGGCGAACCTGTTCTACGCCGGGGAGCTGTACTCCAGCTTCATCTTCACCCTCAACACCCTGCAGGACGCGCCGGTGGACACCGTGCAGCTGCCCATCGCCGGTTCCGCGCCCCTGGACTTCGTCGCGAACACCCTGGCGGAGTTCGGGGCGACGGTGCTGGCCGCGCCGCCCACCTCGCTGTGCCAGCTGGCCCAGCACGTGGCAGACACCGTCGGCGCGCTGCCGCTGGTGCGGATCCTGCTCTTCAGCGGCGAGGCCTTCTACGGCGACCAGCGCGCGCTCATCGGCGCGGCCTTCCCGAATGCCGAGGTCCGCTCCATCGGCTACGCCAGCGTGGACGGCGGCATCCTCGGCGGCCCGGTCGCCGGTGAGCAGGACGCCCGCATCCACCGGGTCTTCCCCGGGCGGATCATGGAGATCCTGGACATCGACTCCGGCGAGCCGATCACCGAAGCGGGCCGCCCCGGCCGGGTGGTGGTGACCGACCTGGTGCGCACCCTGCAGCCGGTGCTGCGCTACCCGGTGGGTGACCTGGCCGAGTGGACCGAGGTCGAGTCGGGAACTTTCCGGCTGCTGGGCCGTTCCGACGAGGGCGCCAGGGTCGGCCCGGTGACCGTCTACCTGGACGATCTGCGGTCCATTGTGGAGGGTGCGGCGGCCGGGCAGTCCATCACCGGCATCCAGGTGGTGTTGCGGCGCAAGGAGGCCAAGGACCAGCTGGTGCTGCGCCTGGGCGGCGCGGTCACCGGGGAGCGGGAGCTGGCCGAGGCGATCGCGGCCCGGCTGGACGAGGTGCGGCCGATGTTCGCCGACCACGTCCGGCGCGGCCTGATCCAGCCGCTGGCGGTGGAGTGGGCCGGGACGAACGGGCTCACGGTCAACCCGCGCACCGGCAAGCTGGTCCGGCTGCTCGACGAGCGCGGTGCCTGA
- a CDS encoding helix-turn-helix domain-containing protein — protein MPEPLPPDLFDPACPSSALPFRIGDKWTAMVIRCLEHGPRRFTELRVPMARVTPKVLTETLRAMERDGMLTRTHHPEIPPRVEYELTELGRSLLGLLDSCCAWAEVHLPQVLAAREKHEQASA, from the coding sequence ATGCCCGAGCCGCTGCCGCCCGACCTGTTCGACCCGGCCTGCCCCTCCAGCGCGCTGCCCTTCCGGATCGGCGACAAGTGGACCGCGATGGTCATCCGCTGCCTGGAGCACGGGCCGCGCCGCTTCACCGAGCTGCGGGTGCCGATGGCGCGGGTGACGCCGAAGGTGCTCACCGAGACGCTGCGCGCGATGGAGCGCGACGGCATGCTGACCCGCACCCACCACCCGGAGATCCCGCCGAGGGTGGAGTACGAGCTGACCGAGCTGGGCCGCTCGCTGCTGGGCCTGCTGGACTCCTGCTGCGCGTGGGCCGAGGTCCATCTGCCGCAGGTGCTGGCCGCGCGGGAGAAGCACGAACAGGCCTCGGCGTGA
- a CDS encoding NAD(P)H-binding protein has protein sequence MSKIIIFGAGGRVGRLVAAEALARGHQVTSVVRDPARHPDLSGRVVAGDVTDPDSVAALVPGHEVAVSTVYDVSADPAEFYPAAARALAAVPGVRVLVLGIAVLLESAPGVRLLDSPEFPAEYRPFCLGHAAGSAVLAGTPGLDWLVLSPIGEFDFAAGRTGHRTDGGFVTPGWPRPEGALSGVDFAAAVVEEIETPRHHGRQVAVHPLT, from the coding sequence ATGAGCAAGATCATCATCTTTGGCGCGGGCGGCCGGGTCGGGCGACTGGTGGCCGCCGAGGCGCTGGCCCGGGGCCACCAGGTGACCTCGGTGGTGCGCGACCCGGCCCGGCATCCCGACCTGTCCGGCCGGGTGGTCGCCGGTGACGTCACCGACCCGGACTCCGTGGCCGCGCTGGTGCCCGGCCACGAGGTGGCGGTCAGCACCGTCTACGACGTCAGCGCCGACCCGGCCGAGTTCTACCCCGCCGCGGCCCGCGCGCTGGCCGCCGTGCCAGGGGTGCGGGTGCTGGTGCTGGGCATCGCGGTGCTGCTGGAGTCCGCGCCGGGGGTCCGGTTGCTGGACTCGCCGGAGTTCCCCGCGGAGTACCGGCCGTTCTGCCTCGGGCACGCGGCCGGCTCGGCGGTGCTGGCCGGGACGCCGGGCCTGGACTGGCTGGTGCTCAGCCCGATCGGCGAGTTCGACTTCGCCGCCGGGCGCACCGGCCACCGCACCGACGGCGGGTTCGTCACCCCTGGCTGGCCGCGACCGGAAGGCGCGCTCTCCGGCGTGGACTTCGCCGCCGCGGTCGTCGAGGAGATCGAGACCCCGCGCCACCACGGCAGGCAGGTCGCGGTCCACCCGCTCACCTGA
- a CDS encoding acyl-CoA reductase, producing the protein MNQHYWQGEWVEDAEADRRLDTLEELTQQVLGGEPLSPLLVLAAAEKVVAQLRDTESPVRRRLADRLAAWQVPAAEIEATLTQLTGALSRETLERKVVRELGGIDPGRLTRFDFRQEIFEAWAPVGLLAHIAPGNAPAAGAMSGLEGLLSGNLNVIKTSGDDSRFTAELLAALAEADPTGQIARRVIVLHYSSARKDWLERMCAPADAVAAWGGEEALAGVASVLRPGCRLVDWGPKLSFAYLTAATWVDEDTLRAVAGDVCLLDQQACSSPQVIYLDTEDEAEVFAFAERFAAVLAETVAKTETREPSDPEWAEITNTVLVTQLEEHLGLTRVHAAEDGSWRVLADTRSALRASPLYRTVWVKSLSRDKIAQVLRPMRRYLQTVGLGADRAEVAVLTRALIGAGVQRITMPGRMLGSYDGEPHDGVYALQRYSRRVDVQLDERFTGHACLDDLVSSRPLPPPAVPVTTKARFDELQTDLSRAEVFFRSGGTTGEPKLSAFSWADYDEHMRQGAEGLLAAGLDPRTDRTMNLFFGGQLYGGFLSFFSAVERLGAVQFPMAGQQNLHDLVAKSIVDNRVDTLLGMPSYLLRLFDESGDTLRNYRGVRKIFYGGEHFSEQQRRWLTEEFGVEVIRSAAYGSVDGGPLGYQCPDSPARVHHLFAGIQTLEILDREQDRPVGPGETGRLVFTAHTRRGQRLDRYEIGDLGRWLAEDCPCGRKTPRFELLGRSGDVFRSGGHFLNYRRFLAVAAEAFAYAGDLQLVLAEEGERESLTIRLEQGRTTLDAETVRAEFLERYPELMVTAVRDGLVDLHVQLADPGVFDRTGASGKLVAVVDRRARNS; encoded by the coding sequence ATGAACCAGCACTACTGGCAGGGCGAGTGGGTCGAGGACGCCGAAGCGGACCGCCGCCTGGACACCCTGGAGGAGCTGACCCAGCAGGTGCTCGGCGGTGAGCCGCTGAGCCCGCTGCTGGTGCTGGCCGCCGCGGAGAAGGTGGTCGCCCAGCTCCGCGACACCGAGAGCCCGGTGCGCCGCAGGCTGGCCGACCGGCTCGCCGCCTGGCAGGTGCCTGCCGCCGAGATCGAGGCCACGCTGACCCAGCTCACCGGCGCGCTGAGCCGGGAGACCTTGGAGCGCAAGGTCGTTCGGGAGCTCGGCGGGATCGACCCGGGCAGGCTGACCCGGTTCGACTTCCGGCAGGAGATCTTCGAGGCCTGGGCCCCGGTCGGGCTGCTCGCGCACATCGCGCCCGGCAACGCGCCGGCCGCCGGGGCGATGAGCGGCCTGGAGGGCCTGCTTTCCGGCAACCTCAACGTGATCAAGACCAGCGGGGACGACTCGCGGTTCACCGCCGAGCTGCTGGCCGCGCTCGCCGAGGCCGACCCGACCGGGCAGATCGCGCGCCGGGTGATCGTGCTGCACTACTCCTCGGCCCGCAAGGACTGGCTGGAGCGGATGTGCGCGCCTGCGGACGCGGTGGCGGCCTGGGGCGGCGAGGAAGCCCTCGCGGGCGTCGCCTCGGTGCTGCGGCCGGGCTGTCGCCTGGTGGACTGGGGACCAAAGCTGTCCTTCGCCTACCTGACCGCCGCCACCTGGGTCGACGAGGACACGTTGCGCGCGGTGGCCGGGGACGTGTGCCTGCTCGACCAGCAGGCCTGCTCCAGCCCGCAGGTGATTTACCTCGACACCGAGGACGAGGCCGAGGTCTTCGCCTTCGCCGAGCGCTTCGCCGCGGTGCTGGCCGAGACCGTGGCCAAGACCGAGACCCGCGAGCCCAGCGACCCGGAATGGGCCGAGATCACCAACACCGTGCTGGTCACCCAGCTGGAGGAGCACCTCGGGCTGACCAGGGTGCACGCCGCCGAGGACGGGTCCTGGCGGGTGCTGGCCGACACCCGCTCCGCGCTGCGCGCCTCCCCGCTGTACCGCACGGTGTGGGTGAAGTCCCTGTCCCGCGACAAGATCGCCCAGGTGCTGCGGCCGATGCGCCGGTACCTGCAAACCGTCGGGCTCGGCGCGGACCGCGCGGAGGTGGCGGTGCTGACCCGGGCGCTGATCGGCGCGGGCGTGCAGCGGATCACCATGCCGGGCCGGATGCTGGGCAGCTACGACGGCGAGCCGCACGACGGGGTCTACGCCCTGCAGCGCTACAGCCGCCGGGTGGACGTGCAGCTGGACGAGCGCTTCACCGGGCACGCCTGCCTGGACGACCTGGTCTCCTCCCGGCCGCTGCCGCCGCCCGCGGTGCCGGTGACCACCAAGGCCCGCTTCGACGAGCTGCAGACCGACCTGAGCCGGGCCGAGGTGTTCTTCCGCAGCGGTGGCACCACCGGCGAGCCGAAGCTCTCGGCGTTCAGCTGGGCCGACTACGACGAGCACATGCGGCAGGGCGCGGAGGGCCTGCTGGCCGCCGGGCTGGACCCGCGCACCGACCGCACCATGAACCTGTTCTTCGGCGGCCAGCTCTACGGCGGGTTCCTGAGCTTCTTCTCCGCGGTGGAACGCCTGGGCGCGGTGCAATTCCCGATGGCGGGTCAGCAGAACCTGCACGACCTGGTGGCCAAGTCCATTGTGGACAACCGGGTGGACACCCTGCTCGGCATGCCCAGCTACCTGCTGCGGCTGTTCGACGAGTCCGGGGACACGCTGCGGAACTACCGGGGCGTGCGCAAGATCTTCTACGGCGGCGAGCACTTCAGCGAGCAGCAGCGCCGGTGGCTGACCGAGGAGTTCGGCGTCGAGGTCATCCGCAGCGCCGCCTACGGCAGCGTGGACGGCGGCCCGCTGGGCTACCAGTGCCCGGACTCCCCGGCCAGGGTGCACCACCTCTTCGCCGGCATCCAGACCCTGGAGATCCTGGACCGGGAACAGGACCGCCCAGTCGGCCCCGGCGAGACCGGCCGCCTGGTCTTCACCGCGCACACCCGCCGCGGTCAGCGCCTGGACCGCTACGAGATCGGCGACCTGGGCCGCTGGCTGGCCGAAGACTGCCCGTGCGGCCGGAAGACGCCGAGGTTCGAGCTGCTGGGCCGCTCCGGCGACGTCTTCCGCAGCGGCGGCCACTTCCTCAACTACCGCCGCTTCCTCGCGGTGGCCGCCGAGGCCTTCGCCTACGCCGGCGACCTCCAGCTGGTGCTGGCCGAGGAGGGCGAACGGGAAAGCCTGACCATCCGCCTGGAACAGGGCAGGACGACCCTGGACGCCGAGACGGTGCGGGCGGAGTTCCTGGAGCGCTACCCGGAGCTGATGGTCACCGCGGTCCGCGACGGGCTGGTGGACCTGCACGTGCAGCTGGCCGATCCCGGGGTCTTCGACCGGACCGGGGCCAGCGGCAAGCTGGTCGCGGTGGTCGACCGGCGCGCCCGCAACAGCTGA
- a CDS encoding GNAT family N-acetyltransferase, whose translation MGPVFERARLDDIDELLRLYRRVYGRAYALPLGTDPQVMAAEITSDRTSWLVARERSELVASIVGNVEPADRLGKMQGLVVHPEHRGGGVAQQAVSSLAELILSDGRADSVYGTARTTSTAPQRICLRSGFKALGIFPNLRKAARHETMVLLARHQEGVLEQRHPVERVPASLGPLLAAVEQVVGLPTRPELVPDVEVPVQRGESPPAEVELISAPRFVLRRYNDQLTNPGRRFYPFHTPNVLLAAADGSYEVFAHLSGSDGYCTLIGANPDAMAVARHLDLLISQLNNYGAFYIETLVPLHAFDELGQLLAHGFLPAAAYPAMRRDGELFRDYVVMARTMQPLDFRGLAIDAAFQPFTEQYIEAWKQMYLNTRGVFR comes from the coding sequence GTGGGGCCTGTATTCGAACGGGCGCGTCTGGACGACATCGACGAGTTACTCCGGTTGTACCGCCGGGTCTACGGCCGCGCCTACGCGCTGCCGCTGGGCACCGACCCGCAGGTGATGGCCGCCGAGATCACCTCCGACCGCACCAGCTGGCTGGTCGCCAGGGAGCGGAGTGAGCTGGTGGCCTCCATCGTGGGCAACGTCGAACCGGCCGACCGCCTCGGCAAGATGCAGGGACTGGTGGTGCACCCCGAGCACCGGGGTGGCGGGGTGGCGCAGCAGGCGGTCAGCTCACTGGCCGAGCTGATCCTCTCCGACGGGCGCGCGGACTCCGTCTACGGCACCGCGCGCACCACCTCCACCGCCCCGCAACGGATCTGCCTGCGCAGCGGGTTCAAGGCGCTGGGCATCTTCCCGAACCTGCGCAAGGCCGCCCGGCACGAGACCATGGTGCTGCTGGCCCGCCACCAGGAGGGCGTGCTGGAGCAGCGGCACCCGGTGGAGCGGGTCCCGGCCAGTCTCGGCCCGCTGCTGGCGGCGGTCGAGCAGGTCGTGGGCCTGCCCACCCGGCCGGAGCTGGTGCCTGATGTGGAGGTGCCGGTCCAGCGCGGGGAGTCCCCGCCCGCGGAGGTCGAGCTGATCAGCGCGCCGCGGTTCGTGCTGCGCCGCTACAACGACCAGCTGACCAACCCCGGCCGCCGCTTCTACCCCTTCCACACCCCGAACGTGCTGCTGGCCGCGGCCGACGGCTCCTACGAGGTGTTCGCGCACCTGTCCGGCAGCGACGGCTACTGCACGCTGATCGGCGCCAACCCGGACGCGATGGCGGTGGCCCGGCACCTGGACCTGCTGATCTCCCAGCTCAACAACTACGGCGCCTTCTACATCGAGACCCTGGTGCCGCTGCACGCCTTCGACGAGCTGGGCCAGCTGCTCGCGCACGGCTTCCTGCCCGCCGCGGCCTACCCGGCGATGCGCAGGGACGGCGAGCTGTTCCGGGACTACGTGGTGATGGCCCGCACCATGCAGCCGCTGGACTTCCGCGGCCTGGCCATCGACGCGGCGTTCCAGCCGTTCACCGAGCAGTACATCGAAGCCTGGAAACAGATGTACCTCAACACACGCGGGGTGTTCCGGTGA
- a CDS encoding FAD-dependent monooxygenase: MTNRNVLISGASIAGPALAFWLRRYGFNPTVVERAPALREGGFAVDFRGPVHLEVLRRMGILDAVRAKQTDAGEMIVVDRDGRRLAGLPAYFTSGEVEILRGDLSRIIYDRTKDETEYVFGDSISSLTETPDGVEVTFERGAPRTFDLVIGADGLHSAVRRLTFGEESQFLRHLGYYVCGFSMPDHPGLDNHNRLYNEPGRGASLGGVESGTLLVFASDPLEYDRRDPQQQMKIVERTYAGMGWETSKIIDAMWTAPDFYFDSISQVHIDRLSSGRVALVGDAGYGATCGGLGTGLAIVAAHVLAGELHAADGDHRVAFRRYEEIIREYATGCQKTSENAGPFLSPRTAFGIRRRNLMYKALSSPRLSSFFNKLTTKAAAGLRLPSYPR; encoded by the coding sequence ATGACCAATCGCAACGTGCTCATCTCCGGCGCCAGCATCGCCGGTCCCGCCCTGGCCTTCTGGCTGCGCCGCTACGGCTTCAACCCCACCGTGGTCGAACGCGCCCCCGCCCTGCGCGAGGGCGGCTTCGCCGTCGACTTCCGCGGCCCGGTGCACCTGGAGGTGCTGCGCCGCATGGGCATCCTGGACGCGGTGCGCGCGAAGCAGACCGACGCCGGGGAGATGATCGTGGTGGACCGGGACGGGCGGCGGCTGGCCGGGCTGCCCGCCTACTTCACCTCCGGCGAGGTGGAGATCCTGCGCGGGGACCTGTCCCGGATCATCTACGACCGCACCAAGGACGAGACCGAGTACGTCTTCGGCGACTCGATCAGCTCGCTCACCGAGACCCCCGACGGGGTGGAGGTCACCTTCGAGCGCGGCGCGCCGCGGACCTTCGACCTGGTGATCGGCGCGGACGGGCTGCACTCCGCCGTGCGGCGGCTGACCTTCGGCGAGGAGTCGCAGTTCCTGCGGCACCTGGGCTACTACGTGTGCGGGTTCTCCATGCCGGACCATCCCGGCCTGGACAACCACAACCGGCTCTACAACGAGCCCGGCCGGGGCGCCTCGCTGGGCGGCGTCGAGTCCGGCACGCTGCTGGTCTTCGCCAGCGACCCGCTGGAGTACGACCGGCGGGACCCCCAGCAGCAGATGAAGATCGTCGAGCGGACCTACGCCGGGATGGGCTGGGAGACCTCGAAGATCATCGACGCGATGTGGACGGCGCCGGACTTCTACTTCGACTCGATCAGCCAGGTGCACATCGACCGGCTCTCCAGCGGCCGGGTCGCGCTGGTCGGCGACGCCGGGTACGGGGCGACCTGCGGCGGGCTGGGCACCGGGCTGGCCATCGTGGCCGCGCACGTGCTGGCCGGGGAGCTGCACGCCGCCGACGGTGACCACCGGGTGGCCTTCCGGCGGTATGAGGAGATCATCCGCGAGTACGCCACCGGGTGCCAGAAGACCTCGGAGAACGCCGGACCGTTCCTGTCCCCGCGCACCGCCTTCGGGATCCGGCGGCGCAACCTGATGTACAAGGCGCTCAGCTCCCCCCGGCTTAGTTCTTTCTTTAACAAACTCACTACGAAGGCGGCTGCCGGACTGCGGCTTCCCTCCTATCCGCGTTGA
- a CDS encoding GNAT family N-acetyltransferase: MHGFQVERPGSADVAEILALVHASDIAAVGFADFDESEVVAALGASWVVRDRDGLAVGWGYLDPPAAAAEEVSCEAYARPGADPAVQAELVRLLLDQLAERAPVTARSAATPGETAYIRVLEQAGFAFERQHARMTRPLTGDEQRPDPVPGYTLRRLNSGELVECHELLRTAFTGAGQTFPATLGEFADTPGIRWAETLVAEADSGDLAGAVVSSGQSPASDEGWVKWLGVLPGHRGRGLAKALLAGAFAAYAEQGLGRAGLGVDTTNPTGAYRLYESLGMTPAYLTNIYRQVITG, encoded by the coding sequence ATGCATGGCTTCCAGGTCGAACGTCCCGGCTCCGCCGATGTCGCGGAGATCCTCGCGCTGGTGCACGCCAGCGACATCGCCGCGGTCGGGTTCGCCGACTTCGACGAGTCCGAGGTGGTCGCCGCACTCGGTGCGTCCTGGGTGGTGCGCGACCGGGACGGCCTGGCCGTGGGCTGGGGCTACCTCGACCCGCCCGCCGCGGCGGCCGAGGAGGTCAGCTGCGAGGCCTACGCCCGTCCCGGCGCGGACCCGGCCGTGCAGGCCGAGCTGGTCCGGCTGTTGCTGGACCAGCTCGCCGAGCGCGCGCCGGTGACCGCCAGGTCGGCCGCCACGCCCGGCGAGACGGCCTACATCCGGGTGCTGGAGCAGGCCGGTTTTGCCTTCGAGCGGCAGCACGCGCGGATGACCCGGCCGCTTACCGGTGACGAGCAGCGGCCGGATCCGGTGCCCGGCTACACCCTGCGCAGGCTGAACTCCGGCGAGCTGGTGGAGTGCCACGAGCTGCTGCGCACCGCCTTCACCGGCGCCGGCCAGACCTTCCCCGCCACCCTCGGCGAGTTCGCCGACACCCCGGGCATCCGGTGGGCGGAGACCCTGGTCGCCGAGGCCGACAGCGGCGACCTCGCCGGGGCGGTGGTGTCCTCCGGGCAGTCGCCGGCCAGCGACGAGGGCTGGGTGAAGTGGCTCGGCGTGCTGCCAGGGCACCGCGGCCGTGGCCTGGCCAAGGCGCTGCTGGCCGGCGCCTTCGCCGCCTACGCCGAGCAGGGCCTGGGCAGGGCCGGGCTCGGCGTGGACACCACCAACCCGACCGGGGCCTACCGGCTCTACGAGTCGCTCGGCATGACCCCGGCCTACCTGACCAACATCTACCGGCAGGTCATCACCGGCTGA
- a CDS encoding maleylpyruvate isomerase N-terminal domain-containing protein codes for MRWPTLLDTAANDSFDVLTTVAVADADWTRRAEGLDWSCRTTLDHLVEGLLCYTAQLGTGAADSWTALLGGLRPDAAIRDCLAGVRAAAALLSAAVRHADPADRGWHPWGVADAAGFAAMGMVELTVHTGDLARALGADWRPDPGVCAAAVDRLFPEAPAGDPVAALWWCTGRGELPGHPRRRGWQWRGGVPDRSRSGN; via the coding sequence GTGCGCTGGCCAACCCTGCTCGACACCGCCGCCAACGACAGCTTCGACGTGCTGACCACGGTCGCGGTCGCGGACGCGGACTGGACCCGCCGGGCCGAGGGCCTGGACTGGTCCTGCCGCACCACCCTGGACCACCTGGTGGAGGGCCTGCTCTGCTACACCGCCCAGCTCGGCACCGGGGCCGCGGACAGCTGGACCGCGCTGCTCGGCGGTCTGCGGCCGGACGCGGCGATCCGGGACTGCCTGGCCGGTGTCCGGGCCGCCGCCGCGCTGCTGTCGGCCGCGGTCCGGCACGCCGATCCGGCCGACCGGGGCTGGCACCCGTGGGGTGTCGCGGACGCGGCCGGGTTCGCCGCGATGGGCATGGTCGAGCTGACCGTGCACACCGGCGACCTGGCCCGCGCGCTCGGCGCGGACTGGCGGCCCGATCCCGGGGTGTGCGCGGCGGCCGTGGACCGGCTGTTCCCGGAGGCGCCCGCGGGTGATCCGGTGGCGGCCCTGTGGTGGTGCACCGGGCGCGGGGAACTGCCGGGGCACCCGCGGCGGCGGGGCTGGCAGTGGCGCGGCGGCGTCCCGGACAGGTCGAGATCGGGTAACTAA
- a CDS encoding NAD(P)-binding domain-containing protein gives MTEYDVTVLGLGQMGSALAAALLRAGHRTVVWNRTAAKTAPLTAEGAHAPATAAQAQAASPVVIACVLDYPALHEVLDPAALAGRTLVNLTSGSPEQARETAKWAADHGIDYLDGGIMITPPGIGNPESMLLYSGSRTAFAAAEKLLAAFGEAIHLGEDPGVASLYDTALLGMMWSTMTGWLHAAALVIADGATAAEFTPLALRWLGDVNGFIRAYVPQVDQRAYPGFDATIDVQLATIEHLVHASQVRGVDAALPELLRDYAARAVAEGHGGDGWARVIELLRKAA, from the coding sequence GTGACTGAATACGACGTGACCGTGCTGGGCCTCGGCCAGATGGGCTCGGCGCTGGCCGCCGCCCTGCTGCGCGCGGGCCACCGCACCGTGGTGTGGAACCGCACCGCCGCCAAGACCGCCCCGCTGACCGCCGAGGGCGCGCACGCCCCGGCCACCGCCGCGCAGGCCCAGGCCGCCAGCCCGGTGGTCATCGCCTGCGTGCTGGACTACCCGGCCCTGCACGAGGTCCTGGACCCCGCCGCGCTGGCCGGGCGCACCCTGGTCAACCTCACCTCCGGCTCCCCCGAACAGGCCCGCGAGACCGCGAAGTGGGCGGCTGACCACGGCATCGACTACCTCGACGGCGGGATCATGATCACCCCGCCGGGCATCGGCAACCCGGAGTCCATGCTGCTCTACAGCGGTTCCCGGACCGCCTTCGCCGCGGCGGAGAAGCTGCTGGCGGCCTTCGGCGAGGCGATCCACCTGGGCGAGGACCCCGGGGTGGCCTCGCTCTACGACACCGCGCTGCTGGGCATGATGTGGTCGACCATGACCGGCTGGCTGCACGCCGCCGCCCTGGTCATCGCGGACGGGGCCACCGCGGCGGAGTTCACCCCGCTGGCCCTGCGCTGGCTGGGTGATGTCAACGGGTTCATCCGCGCCTACGTGCCGCAGGTCGACCAGCGCGCCTACCCGGGCTTCGACGCCACCATCGACGTGCAGCTGGCCACCATCGAGCACCTGGTGCACGCCAGCCAGGTGCGCGGGGTGGACGCCGCGCTGCCCGAGCTGCTGCGCGACTACGCGGCCCGCGCAGTGGCGGAGGGGCATGGCGGCGACGGCTGGGCGCGGGTGATCGAGCTGCTGCGCAAGGCGGCCTGA